From Acipenser ruthenus chromosome 36, fAciRut3.2 maternal haplotype, whole genome shotgun sequence:
ATCagactaattattatttatttcttagccgacgcccttatccagagcgacttacaattgttaaaagatatcacattatttttacatacaattacccatttatacagttgggtttttactggagcaatctaggtaaagtagctgcagtgtcccccacccgggattgaacccacgacccactggtcaggagtccagagccctaaccactactccacactgctgccatatataCTAACAACATGAGACTAATACCAACAACATGAGAAATGGTACTGAAACTCAGTaatgatgcaatgaaaagagcattaggaacttctgtTACAAACTACTtttttaagaaggctaaaaatgctAGCAAAGATGACGGCAACACTGCATCGACTAAGACTGTGTGGGCACAAACACAAAGAAAGCTCTTCCTGGGATGGCATACTGAGAACCGATGAGACGACCCTTCAAAAGAAGATGCGCCTGCTTCTGAGCCAGAATTAACTATTCTATTACCTATGATGTTTGTTAAGTTCAGtattcaaataaaatgtgaatttgtataataattcttgaTTAAGAAAGTCGATATTTTAGTGGCACTCCAGAACCTTCAGATTTCGGCCTACAACACTGTTTTGGATTACAATATGTGTAATCGCTCGTGCATATTATAAACAAATGGTGTTTCTTctacttatgtttttatatttttgtcttttttttgttttgtttttcagacacaATGTTTTAAGGCTTCAATACCGATGGACCTCGCAGGAAATTCCCTTGACGATCAATATGTCGGTTGTAGAAAGGAAATGTTAAAAATCGTCAATAAAAAATATCTttcatcagaattaaaaaaaaaaccagacttTAAAAACGCCTGggacacagcaaaaaaaacaatgaaaaaaaaaaagcagaaggcACTGAAACTGGAACAAGCCATGGCAATCTATGTTTACACTATGGATGCTGTACATGACCAGTTCAATAAAGCAGTTAGAGAAGGAGGAACACATTACAAAGATTTTCCATTCAAgtcattgcattttcttttgacaGACGCCCTGAATACTCTGAGATCCCAGAAGGGTAAATGTTATAAGGTTTTTAGAGGAGTTACTAAAAAGTCTACCGCTGTTGTAGGTGCAATTGTACGATTTGGGCAGTTTGCTTCTACCTCTGTAGACAAAAATGTAGCGAAAGAGTTTGGAACAACAACAGTGTTTGAAATACAGACCTGCCTCGGCGTGCTAATTGAAGAATATTCAGATAACCCACATGAAGAAGAGGTACTTATTCCACCTTTTGAAAAATTTAAAGTGTTGAATGTCAAAGGAAATCAAATCCAACTGGAACACATTCCTGACAAGACGAGTAACTTCAACTGCTTGGGAGGTAAGCAATGATCAAGCATGTGATTGAGTGGAAGAGCAGCCGTGCTGGAAATGAACTTTTCTAGTTAAAGCAGGGCCAGGATTGGCTTTGTTTTAAAGAGATGCCGTCTCCGTCTTCAGGGATATTGTCTGTTAAGGTTCTGTTAAGATCATTGCTACCTGACACTGTGCATTTGCATAGAGGTTTTCCGTTTGCTTAATCACGGTCAGCCCCATCGCAATGTTTAACacgcctttgtcaagggaaagtgtgatTGAAAACAAACTGTGGAAGTAGtgataggcttttgatgccatggtaaccacactcacttatttctatttaattcTATTactgtgcttgtgatgtcatttactacacagTTAATGATGTAAGAAAGCAATCTACTGTTCCTGTCTATTTAAACCTTTAGGCATCATGGTGTCTAGTCTATttgtccatttattttcctttattcttcaatattttacattatctaatcttttttttaaagctgcaagTTTTATGTCATTCATGTTATGTTTGTtatttgtaaagtgctgaactattggttcatttactctCTCATTTCTCATGATTGAGAGGTGattctgtatttttatatataatgctgtacctgtcacttcgatatattttattttattacattttttgcaaaCATGAGAGGTTCcttaagactgaatatttattcTCTCTATTTgagatttcacttttatctttacattTGCTCTTACATATGTAAAGATATGCtcttacaggttttaatgtcctttaatGTGTCTGTCATCTGTTTGTGTTTACTGTGGAccaaaatgtcagctaaattgcatcccttctaaaagccacAATCAGTGctttatgaatttattttttttctgaattatgatgTATGCGTTAATGCTCCAAGCAGATCATACTCTAATACTCAAGCAGATCATACTCTAATACTCAAGCAGATCATACTCTAATACTCAAGCAGATCATTCTCTAATACTCAAGTAGATCATACTCTAATACTCAAGCAGATCATACTCTAATACTCAAGCAGATCATACTCTAATACTCAAGCAGATCATACTCTAATACTCAAGCAGATCATACTCTAATACTCAAGCAGATCATACTCTAATACTCAAGCAGATCATACTCTAATAGTCAAGTAGATCATACTCTAATACTCAAGCAGATCATACTCTAATACTCAAGTAGATCATACTCTAATACTCAAGCAGATCATTCTCTAATACTCAAGTAGATCATACTCTAATAGTCAAGTAGATCATACTCTAATACTCAAGCAGATCATACTCTAATACTCAAGCAGATCATACTCTAATACTCAAGTAGATCATACTCTAATACTCAAGTAGATCATACTCTAATACTCAAGTAGATCATACTCTAATACTCAAGCAGATCATACTCTAATACTCAAGCAGATCATACTCTAATACTCAAGCAGGTCATACTCTAATACTCAAGTAGATCATACTCTAATACTCAAGTAGATCATACTCTAATACTCAAGCAGATCATACTCTAATACTCAAGCAGGTCATACTCTAATACTCAAGTAGATCATACTCTAATACTCAAGCAGATCATACTCTAATACTCAAGTAGATCATACTCTAATACTCAAGCAGATCATACTCTAATAGTCAAGCAGATCATACTCTAATAGTCAAGTAGATCATACTCTAATACTCAAGTAGATCATTGAGTATATATGCTActaatttgttctttttttcattatattCCAGTGAAGAAAAACATGCTTCTGTCGTGAAGGATTATGTTACTTTGGTAACAAGTCTCCCTGAAGATGCAAAACACAATGCTGAGTGGCTATTCTATTTGTTCTACATTCTTTTAGTATACTGTATCTTCCTTGAGAATGATCTGGTCATTACGTTCAGTCTTTGATCAGAAATTTCAATTCTTATTTAAATGGATCTGTGGGAGGCTCCCACTCACACTGTGTATTAATGTGGAGGAGTCAGGGATAATTTTCACCTGCATTCAGAAAATTAGGAATAGATGAAAGAAGACATGCTGattacagcagtgtgcacgtttattagaacacctcaagattggtCATTTATTGAGctttgcacacacaaaaaaatgtgtcaatttacTACAGAAATTAATTGCTCATCTTACatgaaactaattaaaaaaacacagctgttgTCTTTAATGCTTACATTTAGTCTGGCCACCTTTGGCATCAATAACAGCTTGATGTCTTTTTTGGCACTGTGTCTGTGCACTTTCTCAAAATCTCTGGTGTCATTtgatgttagaccactttgtgctttaaatagGCATctcaacaacttctaaaaagtctcctgcatttcacTGTTGGTGGCTACTGTATGCATTCCTTTTTTCTTCCAATatgaaatgaattgcatgtgtggcatattaaagtcatcaatataATTAGACAGTCAATGACTTGCCTATTTTGAccattttccagaacattcagttccagtggtttgatttcatatgcacaacaaatcaaaactacagaagcaatggggttcTCTGATAAATTTACACACTTCTGTATAGTAACTATAGATTTTAACTGGCAATGGAAGACTTTACAACCCAcgagcaacattatcactggcggACCCTTTAAAGGgttgctaaccaaggttttaaaatgtattccctATTATTATCCCCTGTCTTATTTGGCGGCTCTCACTCATGTGAATAAACTAGGCATTGCATGAACACTGGTGAAGTATTCCCACCTGTATTAACATGGTAATGTAGAGGGAGGTCAAGACTGATGCACGCCCCTATGTATCactaaaaaaacatgaatgtaaatGTGATCCATCTCACTCTCCTCTATCTGAGTGTAATCTGCAGCTTAATAAAGCATTTGCAAACTAATAAAGAATGTAGTTTGTCTTTAATTTTGAAATGCACATGCAAACGAATATCATGATAtgagctgtatttttttcatggtaaaaaggcttatttcacagcatttcacggtctaaaaataggtgttttaagatatttcactgattaaacataacatttattaaagctgaaaaaaaatgtcttggcacattcaaaattgatcatttccTTTAGTTAAACAAATGTCCCTAAATATTTACATGctaaaattgtagaatatttagtttttatGTCCTCCTTTTAAAGGCATACTATTTTTACCTtgagtgaattatcaaacaaaacacataagGAAATGTAAAAATCACAGACATGTGAAATATTCCTGATCTTTGATAcaactggtgtctttttcattggatacattttaaataaatcgtgcagctctgtgcagcgtGTGTTCAATCTTTAACTGGAAGCAAAGTAAACCAGCTGCCAGgatcctaaatgcagtgtaactggTAGTGcttcaataaggcaaacgtttactgtatttatttttaagtgatacaaaatatgggatacaatgctttaccacaatTATTAAAACAGGATATGCTAATGAACTCACATTTACAAAGCTGTGAAACAAACAAGAATACCCGTTAGACACCCACGTGGGTTTGGTGTTAATGTGTGAAACATACAGCTAAGTTTCCTGCTTGTACTGGCCAACACTGATTCTGTCATTTAGTGTCTGAGAAAATTCTGCAATGCATTTTTGTAGCAGGAGAAAATTCTGCAATGCATTTTTGGAACAGGTGAAAATTCTGCAATGCACTTTTGGAACAGGTGAAAATTCTGCAATGCACTTTTGTAATAGGTGAACATTGTGCAATGCATTTTTGTAATAGAAGAACATTATCTCATTTATTTGAGAGGATCCTGTTTGTCGGGCAGTACCATGAGGAATCTGAATACCAGGGGTCCCTGTTCTCTTACTTATCAATACGAGCATGCTGTAGTCGAATAAGAACACTAGGGGGCACCATATTCTGACAAGTTTTAGTTTAGGTTAGTTTACAGTACTTTATTCAtgacatttttttcagatttataacAGTGACTTGGTGCCAGTTAAGCTGCTCAAAAGCAAATATATAGGTCTGTTAAATTCCCTTTACTGTAAAGTGTGTGAACATTTGTATTTGATACTATTTTTAATAGGACCactaaaatatgtataaaaatagATAAACAATAGCTTTAGAAATGATGAAAGTAGTTTGCTGAAAAGTGGAAATTGAAGGCAAAGAATTCTTCTCTAACAATTTAAAAATCCAGAATTAATAAGAATTACAATTAATATAAAACAAGTTACTTTGCTTCACATTACTATGTGCTGTTTTACTCTCAAAATTAAATTAAGTGGTAAAATTGCCTGTTAATATAAGGAATTCCATAATGTAGTTACTGGTCTGGTTACAGAATTGAGGAGTAATGACATGTATTCAAaattgtaattacagtgtaactacagtgtagttaatgtaccgtacctgtattttgaagtgtatcccatattttttatcacttaaaaataaattttacaAGAAGGGTATATTTCACATGCCTGTTACTTTTACctttattggtaacactttacattaaggtgctgtttattaatgttttatagatACTTAATAAATATGTTACAGGGTGTTAATAACATATTATAGATGATTTATAATCATGCAATAGCCATATACAGAATTACGATTAAacatccctgtggcaatgtgccccgcccctgtgtgcatttgtgtgttatgtgttgtatgttgcatgtgttaatgttggtgtatagagattggtacacgggatataaacaggtctgtgtttcacgtgtgatttaaattgtatatttgtatttaggcacgggattgcacatcactgcacgtgcatttaaagtatagtatgtgagcacggggttgcacagaattaattcacatgctgggattcaagtgaataattaattagtaattgaatcccagcataatagtatatatagatgcacatttctttcacttggggttgggtgttcgagagtggagaacgggagagagagaggaggaaaaaGGAAAGTAggaaaaaagtaaagaaagcTATGTTTTTGTTTCACTCACCGTTtgcctgtctgtgcactgtctgtttactgttttagtccgttttgttcgtctatttattttggcgtaagtgccgtgtcttgttttgtgttctgtttaaacctttactttgttaataaacgctgagtgccaccatttgcactcagcttctcatcaccaccgtctgcctgtgtattcctttctggtctgacgccacccactccggccatctttgtgacaatcccaaagtagaataggtggctaaaaactgtcccctttataaatcATGTATTCTGTCTATGGCtttgacagtctattgttttttttttgtttgtttgtttttttttaaataatttagttgttgccaattagtttttattattttctccccaatttgaaatgcccaattattttattatgctcagctcaccgctaccacccctgtgctggttcgggaggggtgaagatgaacacacgctgtcctccgaagcgtgtgccgtcagccgcccgcttctttacacactgtgaactcaccgtgcagccgcctcagagctacagcgtcggaggacaacgcagctctgggcagcttacaggcaaacccgcaggcgcccggccagactacaggggtcgctggtgcgcggtgagccgaggacaccctggccgacctaaccctccctctccccgggcgacgctcggccaattgagcgccgccccttgGACTCGAActagcgacgtccaggctatagagcgcatcctgcactctagcgagtgcttttactggatgcgccactcgggagccccagtctattgttttttaattgccTTTTCAAAGTctggtgcctgcttgccagctgtgctgttttggtcagtcaGTTAGCATAGGAGACGTTAATGTCAAGAGACACCAATGCCAGgatggcaagtgcaataaaaataaaacttcgggcagctgtgccctgtgcagaaaggcggcgtggagaagcgcattatctgtgttgattgtgaacagccttagactcaaggtaaaggaataccattttgtcaaaaaaaagagaaataaattagacttttttttttatataacttcttgtgctgtgcgcttctgtaaaacgttttcttctaagtttatttatctacgttgttcagttgcttttgcacatctgataataaaccaattgctgttgctgttgtaaactgatgtctgttcagatgtttatttatttacattgtcttgttttgatttgtaaaataaatgttaatataCCGTATATACAGATGtttgtgacgtactcaataataaaaaaaaaactaaattgcatctgactgtttctccgttcgttatactatttacagtgtttagaatacagccgtcagaaagactgctgcggggcttctaggtatgagtatatctccggtccttctagtgttgaAGACAAATCGCATTCTTTATTAGTTTGCAAATGCTTTATTAAGCTGCAGATGACACTCAGATAGAGGAGAGTGAGATGGATCACatttacattcatgtttttttagtGCTACACAGGGGCGTGCATCAGCCTTGACCTCCCTCTACATTACCATGTTAATACAGGTGGGAATACTTCACCAGTGTTCATGCAATGCCTAGTTTATTCACATGAGTGAAAGCGGCCAAATAAGGCAGGGGATAATAATagggaatacattttaaaatcttggtTAGCAACCCTTTAAAGGGTccgccagtgataatgttgcttgtGGGTTGTAAAGTCTTCCATTGCCAGTTTAATCTGATGTTAACAGCTTACAatctatatacagcagtgtgcaaatttatCAGAGAACCCCGTtgcttttgtagttttgatttgttgtgcatatgaaatcaaaccactggaactgaaagccctggaaaattgtcaaaacagGCAAGTCACTGACTGTCTAATTATATTGATGACTTCAAtatgccacacatgcaattcaattcaaataggtagagaaaaagaacacacagccacaaatggtaaaatgaagGAGACTTTTTAGAGGTTGTTTAAGATACCTAATTAAAGCAGCCCCAAACGAATGTACAATGTGAGTGCGAGAATATAATTCTCAAAGAAGGTGCACTGGCCTATACTAAAAATAATATAGAACAATTGATTAGACACCCAGCATTTTCCCAGCGTTGAGTTTTGCATCTTCAGGGAGACTTGTTAACTAATGCAACATAATCCTTCACGACAGGAGCATTTTTTCGGCACTGGAATataaggaaaaaaagaacaaattagtagcaatatatatatatatatatatatatatatatatatataatatatacagtatactcaaAATACAAAACTACTTGAGTGTAATATAAGGAAAGAGAAAGTTAAGAGAGTACCATgaataattacatattctaaaaTATTACCTAACAAAATGTTTGGAAGCATAattcatatatatctatatatttccTAAGGCGCAAGGCGCTGCTTGTGGTTTTCAGAAGGAAAGCTGATATTGTGGTCACATTAAACGACATTAAAATCAATAAGAGCACATGTAAAGCATGcaaatatacactaccggtcaaaagttttagaacacctccagtttctattgaaatgtatgcagtttaatgtctcaatgtattctgaaattaaagcatagaacaaataaacaattggagataaaaaagaaatcatggaatcgttttgtttaacaaaatttaatctaaatttttgactcatcaaagtagccaccttttgcagatataacagccgaacacactcatggcattctttctacaatggaaatcaaatattgttcggaaagttcttcccaacactgttgcagaagttcccacaaacgtgttgcacttgtaggttgctttgctttcacccttctgtccagttcatcccaaaccagctcgatggggtttaagtctggagactgtgctggccattccatgatttgaagcctaaggtagttctgacatagcctggaggtatgttttgggtcattaccttgctgtaggatgaacccctgaccaactaggcgtatactagagggtattgcatggcgctgcaaaatgctgtggtagcagttttggttcagggtgccactcactctgtgcaagtcgccgactctggatccagcaaaagagccccagaccatcacgcttcctcctccatgtttgacagttggtgtcacgcaccgaggaaccatcctttcgcctactcgacgacgtacaaaaaccctgcgtgatgaaccgaagatttcaaattttgattcatcggtccataagaccttcttccagtcttcagtagtccactggcggtgcttcatggcccaggcaagcctctttttcttattttgccatcttagcaatggctttcttactgccactcgacctgtcaaacctgcagctcgaagtcttctcttcacagttgaaactgagacttgcttacttcgaccagtgttaaactgtgcttgaagctgttgtcctgtgagccgcctatcacgcaagctgttgactctcagaaacttgtcttctgattctgttgtggctttgggtctgccagacctcttcctgtcagagtttcctccagtttccaagtgccttttgatggtgtaggaaactgtactcactgacaccttggctttctttgcaatttctctaaaggaaagacctacacttttaagggttataatggtctgtctgtcttcctttgttaattgccttttttttgccattatgagagcaatatactacttcctgcagtacaatactgtccaaataatgcttaagagggtgtagtaacacagtctgttccaacactgcttttatacagacagagggtttctaagtaatcaacaaaagttgggacacctgtaggaattgttagcatcaactttcaaggcttaatttacttccattgctgcagaacagctgtaagttgttaacccattacttgttccctgaaaaaggcctttttgtataactctgaaatgtacattatttttcagtttttggtaacctaaactttttttattaacctctggcagtttaccgcttacctttgtaccatttcaggttattcactggacttgaactgcttaaatttcaataaaaactggaaaaatgggggtgttctaaaacttttgaccggtagtgtatttgaaaagataaaagtgaaatcgcaaatacggaaaataaatattcagtcttaaaaaaaacCCATCATACAATCACCTCTCAAACATgagaaataaaacagtaaatgaaccaatagctCAGCACTTTTCAAATAACAACCATAACCTGATGACCTAAAacttgtagttttagaagaaaaaaaattagataatgtacaatattgAAGAgatataaaggaaaataaatggataaatagactagataccatgatgcctgaaggtttaaatagaaaggaacagtagattgtttTGTTACGTCATTAACTATGTagaaaatgacatcacaagcacagaAATAGATTTCAATAGAAATAAGGGAGTGTGGTTACcctggcatcaaaagcctataagtacctccacagTTTGTTTTCCATTACACTTTCCCTTGACCAAGGCGTGTTAAACATTGCGATGGGGCTGACCGTGATTAAGCAA
This genomic window contains:
- the LOC117402126 gene encoding erythroblast NAD(P)(+)--arginine ADP-ribosyltransferase-like; this translates as MKNLVPSILILSAVILLEFPQTQCFKASIPMDLAGNSLDDQYVGCRKEMLKIVNKKYLSSELKKKPDFKNAWDTAKKTMKKKKQKALKLEQAMAIYVYTMDAVHDQFNKAVREGGTHYKDFPFKSLHFLLTDALNTLRSQKGKCYKVFRGVTKKSTAVVGAIVRFGQFASTSVDKNVAKEFGTTTVFEIQTCLGVLIEEYSDNPHEEEVLIPPFEKFKVLNVKGNQIQLEHIPDKTSNFNCLGVKKNMLLS